The Macadamia integrifolia cultivar HAES 741 chromosome 3, SCU_Mint_v3, whole genome shotgun sequence genome segment AAAAGGAGCTTACCAGTCTCAAAATGCACCTTTGGTCACTTGGAGAACCTCGATAATCTTGTCTTTACGCCATAGTCTCAGAATCATCCATTAGTCACTTAGGCTCAGTCTCCCTCCGGCTGAACTCACATCGTACCACGGACATGCTATTTCAAAAAATCTCATCAAACCTACATtgtgggttatccaacacatAAGCTCCTGTTGGTAAGGGGTCGTGGCATAGGTTCAATTATCCTAACTGCATGTTATATACATGTCTTTGCATAATCAAGGATATACATATAGTTCAGTATGGTGAATACGGTACTAGAATCATCTATCAGCCACACCATAACCCATATCCAAGCCTATCTCTAATGCATATACAAACTAACTAAATGCAATAGTATGTCAATCACGGTACTAAAATTCTCTGTCGGCCACACTGTATCCCATTTTCCATACAACATGTAAGccaagatatatttttttttgctaagaaggTTGAGtatattaatagaaaaaaaatgggaaatttACAAGATGAAAAACGAAAAATTAGAAAAGGGCACTGAGAAACTAACCCCCACCTTCggtattgccatcagcaggggagagAATACAGAGCCCCAAACAtacctcaaaaaataaaatcaaggtgaCACTATAAAAATCTATATCGAGGTTGATTCATAGCGTCCATGTGAAGAGTGGTTGACACCGAAGCAGGCCAAGAGAGGACCAGGTCTGACGTCTCGAGTCTTGCTGCAGATTTTGCCAAGAAATCAGCCATGTAGTTGGCATCTCTGAAacagtgagtgattttccattgAATGGAACCCAAGAATGCTAGAAGGCTCAACCATCTCTGGCGTAAATACTATGGAACCATGCCCTTTTAAAGAAGAGTCACAATGGACATCGAGTCACATTCCACCCATAtattttgaagaccctaagatTTGGCAAGTTCTAAGACATAGATTACAGCTAAAAACTCAGCTTTGAAATTAGTCTTATGGCCAGTGAAGCTTTTGAAATGAGAAATAATATCAGCCTTGTCATTTCAAAATACCAGACTTCCCTGAATTTCCCACAGAGCAACCATCTGTATTCAAATTTAGCCATCCAAACAGGGGAGAGCACTAAAAAATCTGAATAATGTCATTTCTTGCGCACTGCACGTAGGAGAAACCCACTGTACTAGCACACATCAAATTTGAAACAGTTAGGGGCCTACCTGAATGAAACAGGGAGAGCATACTTATCTCTTATTTGACCATGGCAAAGCGTTgcttggagatttttttttcctcattctgAATTCTGGCATTCCTCTCAAGCCATGTGAAATAAGGAACAAGGATGGTGCCACACATCCTGGCTGATTTGAAAGTCATGGATTTACTTTTTGCTTCCACCAAGTAAGAAAATCATCAATAGGGAGAAAAGATGGCCATCTCATATTAAAATACGAATAAAATTTTTCCCACATTTGTGAGATATATTTATAGTGAAGAAATAAGTGGGAATATGTCTCTTCAGATTTTTTATAGAGAGCACATCTAGATGGAATGTTGATCCTTCTTCTGCGCACTTCTTCATCTATAGGGAGCCTTTTTTGAGCaaatctccacccaaaggttgCTTGACAAGGCTGAAGCTTCGCATTCCAGATCACAGAGAACCAGttcacttttgggtttttattgcAAACCTCCTCCCACGTAGATATGGAAAAAATGCCAGAAGAAGTGAGACTCCAATTACATATATCATTTTCCTGAGTGGGCAAAATCTGAtttgctttttcaaaaaagTCGGAAAGGAAGGCAGAGTTCGCCTGAGGGAAGCACCATTTATTATCAATAATGAGATTTGAAACTTTCAAGTCATCCCCTTTGAACTAGCTTCTTTCTAATTGAGAAGATTCTACTATAGGGTTCTTGTCTAGCCACCTATCAAAACAGAAATTGACTTTGGTGCCATTGCCAATTGACCAACGCTCCAACTTTGAGACAAGAGTCCACACTTTCTTCAAACCTGGCCCAATGGATGAAGATTTGTAGCCTGTCTTTAGGAACCCATATTTATCAACAAAGAGAGCTTTGAGAAATCTACTCATGACCGAATCGTCATGCTTAATTTTTCAAGCAAGCTTACACAGATAGGCTTTATTAACATCACGAAGCTTCCTGATCCCCAAGTAGCTTCTTAGGCTTACAAGTGTCTTCCCACTtgacaataatttttttctccttttccatATCTCCAGACCACACAAAGTTCCTCATCCACCGCTCTATCATCTTAATAATAGATTGGGGCCACCAATATACAGAGAAGTCATGGATGGAAACTCCAGAAATAACCGATCTGACAAGTTCAACACGACCTGCCATAGACAGGAGCTTCCCCTTCCACCCTACtagcttattttttattttatctaccAAGAGCAACAGATGAGATATTTTAACTCTTCCTTTAAATATTTCCACTCCCAAGTACTTGTAGGAAGGCTTGTAGGCGGGATATCCAAAAAGTCACTAATGTACTGTTTCCTGTGAGGGGCGACTTTCCCAAAAAAGATCTTGCTTTTGTCCAAGTTTGTTTTTTGGCTAGAATATTCCTGatacttggataaaaaaaatctggAGATTCTTTAAATAGATTACAGATGCattcataaatataaaaatgtcatctgcaaataaaAGATGGGAAGGAGTTAACACACCTCTAGGCCTTGGCAGAGATTTCAACTCACCCTCAGCGGTGAGGTTTCTAAGCCCTCTACATAAGACTTACTTCcccaaaatgaaaagaaagggagagaatggGTCCCCTTGACGCAGCCCTCGACTCGCTCTGAAAAATCCCACAGGTCCTCCATTGACCAAAACTGAGATCCTTGAAGAGGATAATAAAAGATGAATCTAGGAGATCCATTTTGGAGAGAATCCAAACTTTTCCAGAGTTGCAATGAGGAAGTCCCAAAAAAGAGAGTCAAAAGCTTTTTGGACATCAAGCTTGAGACCCATGCCACCTCCCCTCACAGTGGTATGCATAAGATTTGCCAATTCAGAGGCAAGGctaatatttttagaaataatctTCCCCTTCTAGAAAGCACCTTGTTCTTCAGAAATTAAACGGGGAAGAAGCGAAATTAGCCTTGAAGCAAGGATTTTTGAAAGCACTTTGCAGAAGAAATTGCCTATGCAGATTGGCCTAAATTTTTTTAGAGAAGAAGCTCCAATCACTTTCGGTATGAAAGTTACAAAACAATTGTTTACTCCAACTGGAATATTCCCTGCTCTGAAGAAGAAAGACACAGCTCTGCAGAAATCGACCTCCACTATATCCCAGATACCTCTGAAGAAATGGCCTGTGAACCCATCGGGACCAGGGGAACTGTCTGGATCAATGTCCCAAATAGCTTGCTTTAACTCATATGAAGAAGGGATGGCGTCCAAGGAGATGTTATCAGTGTCTGATAGGACCTTGGGAATGCATTGAATGATCTCAGGGTGAGGGGTAGTCAGACTTTGGGCATGAAAAGTCTCCTAGTAATTGGAGATGTAGGAGCGAAGACCTGGATGATCAGAGATCCAGTCACCATTCTCCTTTTTTAAGGATCgaattaaatttcttaaatgCCTCATTTTCACAGAGAGGTGAAAGAATTTTGAGTTGCAGTCCCCTTGCTTCATCCACTTCAACTTTGCTTTTTTTGACCACAACGTTTCCTACATCTGGGAGGCTTTAAGAAAAGCAGTTTGGAATTTGCTTCTATATCAAAGAGATTGTCAGACATACCATGGAGCTCAATATCATGCTGAACTACACTCAAGGCTATAGAATTTTTTTCCACTTCTTTGTCAAGGTTAGGGAAGTTTTCCTTAGACCAGGTTTTGAGAACCATTTTCACATTTTATAGTTTCTGATATAAGGTGGAAACGGGATTCCCATGAGTATTATAATTCCAAGCCTCatgaataaattttttaaaattagaaTGCTCCATCCAGAAGCGGTGAAATCTAAAAGGGGCATTCTTAGGTTTTGGAATTTCATCGGAGGACACTAACAAAGGGGCATGGTCAGAAGCAGTGCATTGAAGCACTCCCTgtgaaattattttgaaaaaatccaGCCACATACCATTGCAAAAGCTACGATCAAGGACTGCTGCGACATGGCCTCTTCTGCGATTATTAGTCCAGGTAAACCTCCTTCCTTGAGATGGAACTACTAAAAGAAGGCAAGAGTCCACCATGGCCTGAAATTCTGCCTCAGAGCTCAAATTAAATCTTCCTAGGCCCCTTTTTTCGAAAGACAACGAAGTGGTGTTGAAATCCCCTATCACCGACCATGGAATGGAAGGGTTCACCGCAGTGCACAGGTCTGCCCACAACTCCTTGCGAATATTCTTGAAGCAATTTGCATGAACAAAGGAGAACCCAACAATGCTTCCTGACCAGTCAACAGTGAGAGAGATTTGCTGATCTGACATAGAGACTATCACCGGTCAAGGAATTCCACGCTTCTAGAAAACCCAAAGGTTAGGAACCTTATTAGGGCGGTGATTGTGAATAACGTCAACCTCGTATCCCAAATTATTTATCTGCATGAGAGGGCAGCAATTAACCTAAATCGTAGCTCTGCCAGACACACTATGTCTGGAGAATGCTCCCTTAACATCTTTCCCAAGGCGCATAAACTAGCAGCCTTCTTTACCCCTCTTATATTCCAAAAGAGGTTGGTACTCcatcaaaatttcttttttgcagAGCCATTGTTAGACTTTGTCATAGTAGCCTTCTTTACCCCTCTTCCGTATATTAACAGGAAATCTTAGAACATAGTGCTCAAGTCTATCTATAATTGTGAACAAGTAACTATAAAATTAGCTGTTTGCATATTATCGAAATAATCACAACAAACACGTGATTTAAAATTGTaataatttaatcaaattaaattggATTTTGTGAACAAACATCAAATGCAAATAATCCAGCATTTATTGGAAGGACTTATGCTTTTAGATGCTATGCCTATCAGAAATCAGACCGACCATTTCATTCTAGGTTGCAATCAATCGTGGTCTAAATGATTTTGAGAGCTTGCATATTACATAGAAGCATATCATCCATGTCTAGCTAGGGCTGAAGCAGAACAAAAATCTTGACCGTTTGTTAGAACTTTCTGGATAGATTTTCAAATGACAACTCAAACTGGCTATGCCTAGATGCAGATGACTATTAATGTATTGTGTCTTTTCAGTTGTGTGGGGTCAGACTACTAGGCAAATCGGAAGATAGGGTATCACTTTATGCAAATGTTGACAAAGAGCACTCTGTTTGGTACCATGTCTTTGTTTACTTTGGCTTAAACCAAAAGTGAAATTGTGGACTACAAAACTGCAGCATATATATGTAGTAAATGAGAGGGGTTCAAACTGTTATCAGAGttcttaaatatttatttaatctaAGTTATCTCCTTCTTCTAACGTTATCTTTACCCTAAAGAGTAGGAAAACCAGGGATTTCAATTAAGATGCAAGGCCGCTATCATACAAATATTTTATAAATGCATGAACATAGCTAGTACATTTCTCTATCTTTCTGATGCCATCAAAGCCCGCATAGAACTTAATTTCTATTGACCATCATGTGCAAGAACAATATCTCCAACATATGTTTACTTTGTTGTGAAGAACCTAAAGATCTCTCCAAACTATGCAGGTTCTTTGCTTCACTGCTGAAGGATGCGCTTTCTCACTGCCATAATTTTCCTGGGAGGCATTCTACTGCAAGGCCAGAAGAAGAGTATTTGTCCAGTGACATCGATGAGGATCTACAAGTATTTATATAACCATCTCTTTGATTAACACTTACAGTATAGTAATTCTCACCCATAGGTTTAAATTACTATATATCACTGATTTACACTAATCTCTTCTCAGGTAACAGTTCTGGAAATCCATAGTCGCGCAATGGAAGCGCAGCGAAGGCGTGTTAGCCGCTCGGATAGCCAACGCTGGGTTTTGCCTACACGAATGGAAgaatttttattcaattcaaaGGAAGTAGAAGATACTAAAGatgaggagaaagagatggTGGAGTCATTTTACTCGGTTGGGACATGCTTCTCTCGGTGTTCGAGTGCAAGTAGCAGGGATGTTTTCTTCTCTGTTGGAAGTTGCTTATCACTTTGTTCATCAAGCACGAAAGGGATTAATTTTGATGATGATCGGAAGAGGCGATCCATAATTCAGGAGCTCTGTCGTCACTGCCAAGGATGGCCATTTGGTCTATGTCGAAAGGCCCTTCTGCTTCCACCTCTGCCTAGATGTCCCTCAGAATCATGGTTATGGCGTAAAGGCAATCACTGAATAAATAGTTAAGATAAGATACTTAAATTAAACACAGCCTGTTAGACTATTGTCAGCTTATAAATCCTACTATGGTGAATATATGAAATGAGGTGTTTGCTTTGCTTGTTCTCctcaaaaattaaatatttatatcTTATATGATCACCATCCTTCTGGTTGTGACTCCTGATCAGCATTCATTGATGCATCTTCTTAAACCATTCAAATGTGATAGATGTGGTATGGTACCAAACAAGCATTTTGAGAAGCAAACTGAAACTTAGGCGTAGTTCTTGGGAGGGTATCAGAGAGACAACCCCCCGTTGGATCAATGGTTTTGTTAAACCGGTTAAGGGTCAATTGACTTGGGTTGGCAAATCGCCGCGTGACCCCCATTGGATGGGATAGAGAGAAAATCagcttccatcttttgtggaaTTTGAGTCTGCTTGGCAATCTAATATCTCACCTGTgacgagttttttttttggtaaacataaTTCTATTCATAAAGTTGCCGAATGACAAGATTCTGTCAATCACGGAGTGGAATTTAGCCAAACCGTCCAACTCGTAATAGACAAGAACTTCCTAGATAGGGAATCTACTATAGAATTGCACCCCTTAGTGgaacaaaatagaaattacaatccaaaaattagaagaaatgtGGGAGATATCCTCAATCACTAGTTGAATAAGAAGCGGTGTATTTGCACTACTCCCCTAATGTATGACACGAGCTCTTTACTGTTAGTTTCCACCACTAGTCCTTGATCACAATCTTGACCAAGTCTGGAAAAGAATTGTACTCTGTGAAACATTATTTGAATGACTGCAAGTATCAACAACCCTATTAGCTTTCCACACTTAGTGCCAAATAGAAATAGATGCCGATTGCAAAAGCTTAGATAGAGAGTTCCACCAATACAAAGAACTCCAATGAGCGTTTTTACCCTCATAAATAGATTGCACAATATATTTTTGAGTCCGAGATAACAACAAATCTCGTGGTACCCAAAGAAATACATTAACAAACATCATCCATTAGCGCCCTCAATTGGGTACCCTAGCTTTGGTTGAGTAGGTGAAATTGGTTGCAGAGCACATTAGGAAGACAAAGCAAATATTAACACTCGTAATTACTATCAAATAGCAACTATGCACAGCAAATCTATGGAAATAATTTAATTTAGGCATGAGCTTCATTTGTTTTAATGTGTGAAGTCAAgaagtaaatatatatatatatatatatgtgtgtgtgacaAATAATAGGGGATGAGGGAGAGAGTCACAACCAGGTTTGCAaaaggggggaagaagaagaagaagaagaagaagaagaagaagaagaagaagaagaagaagaagaagaagaagaaagaagaaatgaggaagagggagagaaaggcaTGCATTTTTTAGAAAAGCAGTCTTTCCCTCTTTCCGAGAAAACCGTACCGTGTATTTGGTAAGTACTTCTCCctattttaatgtattttagatcaaaataataaaagatattAAATAGAAATCTAACGGTTCAATTCAAATGGATGAAATCCAAATGGTTCTCAACTCACTAGCATTCCTGATACCTGGGTATCCTACTAGCattcctatccctctccctatgtgtgtgtgtgtgtgtgtgtgtatatatatatatatatatatcaggaATGCTAGTGAGTTGAGAACCATTTGGATTTCATCCATTTGAATTGAACCGTTAGATTTCTATTTaatatcttttattattttaatctaaaatacattaaaatagGGAGAAATACTTACCAAATACACAGTACGGTTTTCTCGGAGAGAGGGAAAGACCGCTTTTCTAAAAAATGCAcgcctttctctccctcttcctcatttcttcttctttcttcttcttcttcttcccccttttgcAAACCTGGTCTGCGACTCTCTCCTCATCCCCTACTATTTGTCACACCATCCTTGACCGCCTGTGACCATTCCCTCTTCCTAACTCCCATTACAACAATATATATTAGGGACAGAAGCAGCGACCGTTTGCAAGCGTCAAAAGTAGCATCAGAGCGCCTTTGGTCAAGTAGTTCTGCTTCCGGTGCCAGAGGAACTGGGTGGGATAGAAGGATAGTTTCAGAGTTCAAGATGTATGAGCTTGGAGGTTCCACTTATCTGATGTTATTATAAAGTTGCCCAGACACAGAAACATCCTTTGTTGGCTAGATCCATTTTTGTAGCTAGCATTTGTGGAAGTAATTTTTCAATATAACAGCTCAGGCTTTCATCATTATTGTTTGAGCCTATACTACATGGGTTCGAGGATGGGATTTAGGTGTGGGTATGCTACATGGGTTTGAGCccagtttttttttcctcccattTTCACCTTCTTGTTAGTATGcttattttccccctttttcccccCAAGTTTTCATCTGCTTTTTGAAGAGGTTGTCGTGTTgggttgaaataaaaaaaataatggtttttTTCCCTTGGTTTCAGAATTTTACAGTGTAGTTTTCATGAGTTTGTCatcctttatttttgttttgcacTTGCCTTATCAATTTGTCCTCACATCTGAATGTTGATTCTATGCCTGAGAAATTTGATTGATGCTATAAAGCAATCATTGCTTTCCTGGAAAGATACACCACCAATGGTTCTTAGATGGTTTAAGAGGATGCAGACTACCTTTGCATGTCAATCTTATAAATTGTATTGCTTTGTTGTTATTATTTGTTTGGAAACTAAGAAAACTGACCCAACTAGTTGAGATTAcacttagttgagttgagttgtacaTTGTGGAGAGTGAAAATTCTACATTCGCTGATTTGATGATTCATTTCtgattccccctccccccacatTGGTTTGTGCTGACTTTTGTTTTAGTAAATTCATATGAGCTGgactatttctttttttttttttggacaaaactaaaattttattaagagAAAAGATAGGAGGAGAACCTCCTACTTGATACAGTTTGTAACTGCAATGGTGGAGAATTCCACCAAGTTCGCGACATCCCTAGCCGTAAAGCTCCTTTGGCTAACAAGTGAGCCTCTCCATTGAAGGAACGAGGAATgtacaaaaagaaaatataaaaggaagaagaaactaAAAGCCTAATGTCTTACACAACAACCCTTGCAGACCAGTCAAGAAGATGTAAATAGCCTGAAATGGCGTTTAACAATAGCTAAGCAATCAGAATGCACAACTAAAGAGTGGATTCCCAAACATAAAGCCAACATTAGACCATCCCTAATAGCTTCCGCTTCCACTGTAGCAGCTGAAGAGGAAAGCCCCACTCTGCATTGAGTAGCCAAAAACGAGCCCGTACCAGCTTTAATAATCACTCCTCTATTCCCGTAGCAGATTGGCTGATCCAAGCTCCATCAGTGAATAGCACACAGTgggaagaagggggggggggggtgaaacAGTAGCTCTTGAATGATGAGCAGCAGGGGTATCAGGCACAGCATTAGCACGGTACAAATGTCCTTCCTCAATGAAGATGTTGAAAGCAAGAATAGTATTAGGGAGGGACGGCTCCACTAACTCAAAAATTGCTTTCTTCCTAGCTTTCCAGATCTGCCAAATAAGAGATGACCAAATTATATCAAAGTCCTTTTTATTGGAAACATCTTTATATTTGACAAAAAGAAAGTTTAACCATTCCTCAAACAAAGATCCATTAAATTCTTGAGAATTAAAGTGGAGGGGAGAAGCAATCTAGCATGCTGTCGCAAATGGACAAAGAAAGAGAGCATGTACAATCGATTCCTCATTGGACTTACAGATACACAATGGGCTATCAGCCAAGTTCTGGTGGAAAAGAAGCTGCTTAACAGCTAAAGCATCAGAGgcacattttcaaacaaacaACTTGATCTTGGGAATAATATTCAGCTTCCAAATTATGTTCCACAACAAATCAGACAAGACAGAAGCAAGGCAATTAGAATTTAAAGCACAAAAGTAAGCAGTCCTAACTAAAAACTTACCATTTTTAGTAGGACCCCATATCCAGCTGTCTCTTCTATCCAAGTaggccttctttttctttccttcctttgaGAGATTTGGACAATCGGGTTTGATGTGACCATGCTTTCTACATTCATAGCAAATTACTTCATTAGATTTCTCATTGGAGTAGTTCTTACCTTTGTTATCTCTAGAAGGTTGTTTTTTGATGAGTTTCTTCCTTTCTTCGATTTTATGAACTTATGGAAGTGACGAGATAGGAGTAGTTTTTGTTTGCCTTCACTTTCCTCTTTATCTGACTCGTGTGTCATTTTAAGAGttattgctttctttcttgtttctcttgattcttcttgttcttccaacTCATCGTCTTGAagttctacttcatgagtttgtagcATCCCCATGAGTTCATCTAGGCTCAAGTTTTCTAGATCTTGAGTGTTTTGGATGGCTATCACCATTGGCCTCCATTTCTTCTTGGGGCAATGTGTGTAGCACCTTCATTACTTTCTCCTCCTGAGTGTAATCTTTGTTCAAGGCTTTCAACTTGTTCacaatgtcacaccccactcctgacagacccaacttaccattaggaataccgacggtgtgagtaagacacatacctgtcttacaacctaccaggatatctgataacagtaccttaatatttttacaatctcacatcacaaaccaatataagcagcggaatcagagtatagtagcggaattataagtaaaatggagaaacatctaatggtaatataatagcaataaccaagttattctgttacattcatccatgacatatacttataacctcaagaatatatacaatccacagctatatccaaaaatatcaaaatataatatacaatctcatggtgcggcgtaagcacagtggtcgcaagcacagtcctggtcatgcttctccacttctggcatccactagtcgctcacaccatactctgacctagaagatactggatcacccaccaTCGGCACCATGAtccctgcatcatcatctaaaaaggggtatatacgtggggtgagctttccaactcgctcagtgaggggtggggtcaagcacatccaagcaagtcaatagcagtagtaatttatgatgcatgattacgaaaattaaacacatagtccatgatgctcgtgatgcagtttatttatttattatccacctaaaaatacaaactaagtctggtgaatgctactacggcacattaggctatatccctcatCTTGGAAACGACATCAACTACGCAGCGAtgcaaaccctagccatgattagaagcatgccggtccccgtatgcatccatgggtcacccagcaaacccctgataatcccctcctagtagtcacggcactggtaacacatcgaccATGTCAGACAGGTTCctgcctctggcaacaatcataTTGTACCGCTTGAGTGGCACTTCAAAAaatctcatcaaacataccacaatagaTTAtataacacctcaacccctattggtaagggtgcgtagcatagggagtgatacctaaccacatatatactacataccttcataatgatacaattagtatggattacacgatatcggagagacctcggccacaaagtgtaatccatctccaagtatagtcccaggtacacgataccagagagaccttggccacaaagtataacctgagaccgtttacctaatctagcatgcaaatcatagttgagtatggactacgcaacatcgACAAGACATCGGCAATGAAGCGtattcatttccaaatgtagtcccggggtacacgataccagcgagaccttggccacaaagtataacccacgactacaactagctctaatgcacataatcaatgcatgaatgcaacatacatacggcaatcacaaCACTGGTATCACCTCGGCCATGCCGGATTCTgtctcatacacacacacatccaaacacatggtGATCACAATACCGGTactacctcggccacactggatcccgtcatacgtttccatataattcatattatgattggaaaatgaaaattaaaattaaacatataattataagtatgtgagcaatttaataaatgataaacattccaaaaataaatatagtccatccctcacctgctTTATGATCGGTTGTGtatgggttcaagtatggccatcgatcgatcaattcaattctggcttcggggcacatgcgcatcactgtcctagacacaagggaatcgtaTATCAGTACGCATCAaaaacattgggagggacccacacaggtcacccccaaagcgTACAGACATAGTTCTTAGGTGATAGTACTGTCAGCTTTGGGCCTGAAGCACCTGACCACGAATTGATTGTTCGAAGTCAATCCCCTCCACTTTCATTGAAGCCTTGGTCGCTTAGGTGGGGTAAAGAGTTGTTCCTAGTGGCC includes the following:
- the LOC122074924 gene encoding uncharacterized protein LOC122074924, whose protein sequence is MCKNNISNICLLCCEEPKDLSKLCRFFASLLKDALSHCHNFPGRHSTARPEEEYLSSDIDEDLQVTVLEIHSRAMEAQRRRVSRSDSQRWVLPTRMEEFLFNSKEVEDTKDEEKEMVESFYSVGTCFSRCSSASSRDVFFSVGSCLSLCSSSTKGINFDDDRKRRSIIQELCRHCQGWPFGLCRKALLLPPLPRCPSESWLWRKGNH